The Nocardia arthritidis genome has a window encoding:
- a CDS encoding non-ribosomal peptide synthetase: MVEHVDARASRRELLRRWATGMIARPTIPQRPDRSVADLSAAQQRIWFLEQLFPNRATYTMPLALRLKGRLDLNAFRCALTLVAGGQEALRTGIELRDGVPVQVINPAGPVPLTVVEPSELDPERPAADALARVEAFGRTVFELSGPLFATLLVRLDEHDAYFAVAMHHIISDGWSLGVFATELMSAYADYVDDRPPRVRELPVQYGDFTTWLREREQRDRFAGELEYWRGVLGDEPPLVTFHPDRPRAAEPENRGARVPFTIPAELHRDLVRLAGSVRADDRPATLFVALLAGFKALLRYYTGAEDITVGTAIANRTVPEVESLIGFFVNALALRTDLSGAPTFRELLARELRVVSAAFDHQEVPFDLVVEQVRPDRELSHSPLFRTALVLQNTGMPELRVPGVRAEFLDVHSGTTKFDVLVTLRAVDDELVGGIEYDVDLYDESTVTGIARHFQALLAAVVAEPDTPLPQLDILAPEERERAVAAALPVAEAAEPAATLPELFAAQVARTPDAIALTDRDRDFSYAELDAAAARLAGVLAENGVTRGDFVGIHLDRSADVVIAILAVLRVGAAYVPLDPMYPAERVEFMIADSGARLILTDGSSALEGPRLLSIDEIDEAVAPQEFSLPRPSDAAYVIYTSGSTGVPKGVVIEHANVVRLFSTTADLFDFGPDDVWTMFHSYSFDFSVWELWGALLHGGKLVVVPGEIGRATEQFAELLIRERVTVLNQTPSAFVQLLRTLDGAADPAIRWVIFGGEALDPATLRPWFDRYGDRARLVNMYGITETTVHVTYRELTRAEVAEGVGSVIGAQLPDLGVLLLDSAGNPVPDGVAGEMYVCGAGVGRGYLGRDELTAERFLPSPVLDGRRVYRTGDLARRRADGELEYLGRIDQQVKVRGFRIELGEIEAAIAAQPGVGEAVVIARTEGGNVALTAYLTPDAASEAAPEADQVADWAAVFDSTYGQERAELAADFNITGWNSSYTNAEIPEEHMREWVEATVAAVRGFAPPDARAPRRILEIGCGTGLLLSRLAPDAEHYDATDLSASAVEQVRTKIVEPDGLGHVRLFQCAADELPDLGAHYDLVLINSVVQYFPSAEYLTRVLESAADLLAPGGVLYVGDVRDLTLNAAFHASVAAAAAPNAHSAELAAATKAGVENDAELVLSPKYFHDFAAAHSRFACCRIRLKRGVHLNEMSRFRYDAVLHADLGRLPVRPQALNAGTSPELLAELLEREAPAAVIVPDVTDGRVAGPVALVEEFGRGRINAARIRAVLAESGGRNPEDYLRLADRLPYRVEALRRPGGRYDVVAARADSGPVAIPRRDTDWLHEPVVSDPLRVKARADLAVAVRARLARRLPQHMVPSAVVVLDGFPLTPNGKLDRRALPAPTVRRTTLEYEPPRTPLEQRVAGVFAQVLGVPRVGRTDNFFDLGGHSLLAAQLILRLKETFAEDIPLGSVFARPTVAGVVALLSGTAEEAAAIDLAAQVRAGIAAWPDVPIPAARPRTGEVLLTGATGFVGAFLLRELLRRTDSRVHCLVRAQTADAALARLVAAFEAYELPTDGLDRVIPVLGELGAPRFGLSEKEFLLLGRRVDGIYHNGAQVNFALPYDSLAAANVAGTQEIIALARIAGTPLHFVSSLYVLGPGDAAAGEIGAPALARDPSRLALGYLQTKWVAERLVCAAGERGLPVNVFRLGRIAGDSVTGACQTSDFFWLLVKASQEAGLAPDVDFVVDLAPADFAAAAMVELARETGPGANIYHIRNHAPGAFAEAVEWLRGAGWELRTADIPEWRAAITEYAATAPDSAAHRVLSLLGGHDGLAPALRFAPDPALARLDVACPPVSRELFERYLSYFRKIGFLAEPARQEVEA, translated from the coding sequence ATGGTTGAGCACGTGGACGCGCGGGCCTCCCGCCGAGAACTATTGCGGCGCTGGGCGACCGGGATGATCGCCCGGCCCACCATCCCGCAGCGCCCGGACCGCTCGGTCGCCGATCTCTCGGCGGCGCAGCAGCGGATCTGGTTCCTGGAACAGCTGTTTCCGAACCGCGCCACCTACACCATGCCGCTGGCGCTGCGGCTGAAGGGCAGGCTCGACCTCAACGCGTTCCGGTGCGCGCTGACGCTGGTCGCGGGCGGTCAGGAGGCGCTGCGCACCGGCATCGAACTGCGTGACGGCGTGCCGGTTCAGGTGATAAACCCGGCAGGACCGGTGCCGCTCACGGTGGTCGAGCCGTCCGAGCTGGATCCGGAGCGGCCGGCGGCGGATGCGCTGGCCCGGGTGGAGGCATTCGGCCGCACGGTCTTCGAGCTGTCCGGCCCGCTGTTCGCGACGCTGCTGGTGCGCCTCGACGAGCACGACGCCTACTTCGCGGTGGCCATGCACCACATCATCTCCGACGGCTGGTCGCTCGGCGTCTTCGCCACCGAGCTGATGTCGGCATATGCCGACTACGTCGACGACCGGCCCCCGAGGGTGCGCGAATTGCCGGTGCAGTACGGCGATTTCACCACCTGGCTGCGCGAACGCGAACAGCGCGACCGCTTCGCGGGCGAGCTGGAGTACTGGCGCGGCGTGCTCGGCGACGAACCGCCGCTGGTGACCTTCCATCCCGACCGCCCCCGGGCCGCCGAACCGGAGAACCGCGGCGCCCGAGTGCCGTTCACGATTCCGGCGGAGCTGCACCGTGATCTGGTGCGGCTGGCCGGATCGGTGCGGGCGGACGACCGGCCCGCGACGCTGTTCGTCGCGCTGCTGGCCGGATTCAAGGCGCTGCTGCGGTATTACACCGGCGCCGAGGACATCACCGTCGGCACCGCGATCGCGAATCGCACCGTGCCCGAGGTGGAATCGTTGATCGGATTCTTCGTCAACGCGCTCGCGCTGCGCACCGATCTGTCCGGCGCGCCGACCTTCCGCGAGCTGCTCGCCCGCGAATTGCGGGTGGTATCGGCGGCTTTCGATCACCAGGAGGTGCCGTTCGACCTGGTGGTCGAGCAGGTGCGGCCGGATCGCGAGCTGAGCCACTCGCCGCTGTTCCGCACCGCGCTCGTCCTGCAGAACACCGGAATGCCGGAGCTGCGGGTGCCGGGTGTGCGCGCGGAATTCCTGGACGTGCATTCGGGGACAACGAAATTCGACGTGCTGGTGACGCTGCGGGCGGTGGACGACGAACTCGTCGGCGGCATCGAATACGACGTCGACCTCTACGACGAGTCGACGGTCACCGGGATCGCCCGGCATTTCCAGGCGCTGCTCGCCGCCGTGGTGGCTGAGCCGGATACACCGCTGCCGCAACTCGACATCCTCGCGCCCGAGGAACGGGAGCGGGCCGTCGCGGCCGCGCTGCCGGTCGCGGAGGCGGCGGAACCGGCCGCGACGTTGCCCGAACTCTTCGCGGCGCAGGTGGCGCGGACGCCCGATGCGATCGCCCTCACGGATCGCGACCGGGACTTCAGCTACGCCGAACTCGACGCCGCGGCGGCCCGGCTCGCCGGAGTGCTGGCCGAAAACGGTGTCACGCGCGGGGATTTCGTCGGCATCCACCTCGATCGGTCGGCCGATGTCGTGATCGCGATACTCGCGGTGCTTCGCGTCGGCGCGGCATATGTGCCGCTGGATCCGATGTATCCGGCGGAGCGGGTCGAGTTCATGATCGCCGACTCCGGAGCCCGGCTGATCCTCACCGACGGCTCCTCGGCGCTGGAGGGGCCGCGGCTCCTGTCGATCGACGAAATCGACGAAGCCGTCGCACCGCAGGAATTTTCGCTGCCTCGGCCCTCGGACGCCGCATACGTCATCTACACCTCCGGCTCGACCGGCGTGCCGAAAGGCGTTGTCATCGAGCATGCCAACGTGGTGCGGCTGTTCTCGACCACCGCGGATCTGTTCGACTTCGGCCCGGACGACGTGTGGACGATGTTCCACTCCTACTCCTTCGACTTCTCGGTCTGGGAGCTGTGGGGTGCGCTGCTGCACGGCGGCAAGCTGGTCGTGGTGCCCGGCGAAATCGGTCGCGCCACCGAACAATTCGCCGAACTGCTGATCCGCGAGCGGGTCACCGTGCTGAACCAGACGCCATCGGCCTTCGTCCAGCTGCTGCGGACGTTGGACGGTGCGGCGGATCCGGCGATCCGGTGGGTGATCTTCGGCGGCGAGGCGCTGGACCCGGCGACCCTGCGGCCATGGTTCGACCGCTACGGCGACCGCGCCCGGCTGGTGAATATGTACGGCATCACCGAAACCACGGTGCACGTCACCTATCGCGAGCTCACCCGAGCGGAGGTGGCCGAGGGCGTCGGCAGCGTGATCGGCGCGCAGCTGCCGGATCTCGGTGTGCTGCTGCTGGATTCGGCCGGCAATCCGGTGCCCGACGGTGTCGCGGGCGAAATGTACGTGTGCGGCGCCGGTGTCGGCCGCGGCTATCTCGGCCGCGACGAGCTGACGGCCGAAAGATTCCTGCCCAGCCCGGTATTGGACGGTCGGCGGGTGTACCGGACCGGTGATCTCGCCCGTCGCCGCGCCGACGGCGAACTCGAATACCTGGGCCGGATCGATCAGCAGGTGAAGGTGCGCGGTTTCCGGATCGAACTCGGCGAGATCGAGGCCGCCATCGCGGCGCAGCCGGGTGTCGGCGAGGCGGTGGTGATCGCCCGCACCGAGGGCGGCAATGTCGCGCTCACCGCGTATCTCACGCCCGACGCGGCGTCGGAGGCCGCGCCGGAGGCAGATCAGGTCGCCGACTGGGCCGCCGTCTTCGACAGCACCTACGGACAGGAACGCGCCGAACTGGCCGCCGATTTCAACATCACCGGCTGGAACAGCTCCTACACCAACGCCGAGATCCCGGAAGAACATATGCGGGAATGGGTGGAGGCGACCGTGGCCGCCGTGCGCGGCTTCGCGCCGCCGGACGCCCGCGCGCCCCGCCGGATCCTCGAAATCGGCTGCGGCACCGGCCTGCTGCTCTCCCGGCTGGCCCCGGACGCGGAGCACTACGACGCCACCGATCTGTCCGCATCGGCGGTCGAACAGGTGCGGACGAAGATCGTCGAACCCGATGGGCTCGGCCACGTCCGTCTGTTCCAGTGCGCCGCGGACGAACTGCCCGACCTGGGCGCTCATTACGACCTGGTGCTGATCAATTCGGTGGTGCAGTACTTCCCGAGCGCCGAATATCTCACCCGCGTACTGGAATCCGCGGCCGACCTGCTCGCGCCCGGCGGCGTGCTGTATGTCGGCGATGTGCGGGACCTGACGCTGAACGCGGCCTTCCACGCCTCGGTGGCGGCGGCCGCCGCCCCGAACGCGCACTCCGCCGAATTGGCGGCCGCGACCAAGGCCGGTGTCGAGAATGACGCGGAATTGGTGTTGTCGCCCAAGTACTTCCACGATTTCGCCGCGGCACACAGCCGGTTCGCCTGCTGCCGGATCCGGCTCAAGCGCGGTGTGCACCTCAACGAGATGTCGCGTTTCCGCTACGACGCGGTGCTGCACGCCGACCTCGGGCGGTTGCCGGTGCGGCCGCAGGCGCTGAACGCGGGCACCAGCCCGGAGCTGCTCGCCGAACTGCTGGAGCGGGAGGCCCCGGCGGCGGTGATCGTTCCGGACGTGACGGACGGCCGGGTGGCCGGACCCGTCGCGCTGGTCGAGGAATTCGGCCGCGGCCGGATCAACGCCGCCCGGATCCGCGCCGTGCTGGCCGAATCCGGCGGCCGGAATCCGGAAGACTATCTGCGGCTGGCCGATCGGCTGCCGTATCGGGTGGAGGCGCTGCGCCGTCCCGGTGGCCGCTACGACGTCGTCGCCGCGCGTGCCGACAGCGGACCGGTGGCGATCCCGCGGCGGGATACGGACTGGCTGCACGAGCCGGTGGTCTCGGATCCGTTGCGGGTCAAGGCGCGTGCCGATCTGGCGGTCGCGGTGCGGGCCCGGCTGGCCCGGCGACTGCCCCAGCACATGGTGCCGTCGGCCGTCGTCGTTCTCGACGGTTTCCCGTTGACCCCCAACGGAAAACTGGACCGGCGCGCGCTGCCCGCGCCCACGGTGCGGCGCACGACGCTGGAGTACGAACCGCCGCGCACCCCGCTGGAGCAGCGGGTGGCCGGTGTCTTCGCACAGGTGCTCGGCGTGCCCCGGGTCGGGCGCACGGACAACTTCTTCGATCTGGGCGGGCATTCATTGTTGGCGGCCCAGTTGATCCTGCGGCTGAAAGAGACGTTCGCCGAGGATATTCCGCTCGGATCGGTGTTCGCGCGGCCGACCGTCGCCGGCGTGGTCGCGCTGCTGTCCGGAACAGCGGAGGAGGCCGCCGCCATCGATCTGGCGGCGCAGGTGCGCGCCGGAATCGCGGCCTGGCCGGACGTCCCGATCCCGGCCGCCCGGCCACGGACGGGCGAGGTGCTGCTCACCGGCGCGACCGGCTTCGTCGGCGCGTTCCTGCTGCGTGAGCTGTTGCGGCGCACCGATTCCCGGGTGCACTGCCTGGTGCGCGCGCAGACCGCGGACGCGGCGCTGGCGCGGCTTGTCGCGGCCTTCGAGGCATACGAACTGCCCACCGACGGCCTGGACCGGGTCATCCCGGTGCTCGGCGAGCTCGGCGCACCGCGATTCGGCCTGTCCGAGAAGGAATTCCTGCTGCTCGGCCGTCGCGTGGACGGTATCTACCACAACGGCGCGCAGGTGAACTTCGCGCTGCCATACGATTCGCTGGCCGCGGCCAATGTCGCGGGTACGCAGGAGATCATCGCGCTGGCCCGGATCGCGGGCACCCCACTGCATTTCGTGTCCTCGCTGTACGTGCTCGGCCCCGGCGACGCGGCGGCGGGCGAGATCGGCGCGCCCGCGCTCGCCCGCGATCCGTCCCGGCTGGCGCTCGGCTATCTGCAGACGAAGTGGGTGGCCGAACGCCTGGTGTGCGCGGCAGGGGAGCGCGGGCTGCCGGTGAACGTCTTCCGGCTCGGCCGGATCGCCGGGGACAGCGTCACCGGCGCCTGCCAGACCAGCGATTTCTTCTGGCTGCTTGTGAAGGCGAGCCAGGAGGCCGGGCTGGCGCCGGACGTCGACTTCGTCGTCGATCTGGCCCCGGCCGATTTCGCCGCCGCCGCCATGGTGGAGCTGGCCCGCGAAACCGGGCCGGGCGCAAACATCTACCACATCCGCAACCACGCGCCGGGTGCGTTCGCCGAGGCGGTCGAGTGGCTGCGCGGTGCGGGCTGGGAGCTGCGCACCGCCGATATTCCGGAATGGCGCGCGGCGATCACCGAATACGCCGCCACCGCACCGGATTCGGCCGCGCACCGGGTGCTGAGCCTGCTCGGCGGGCACGACGGCCTCGCGCCCGCACTGCGATTCGCGCCCGATCCGGCGCTGGCCCGGCTCGATGTGGCGTGCCCGCCCGTGTCGCGAGAGCTGTTCGAACGCTACCTGAGTTACTTCCGCAAGATCGGGTTTCTCGCGGAGCCGGCCCGACAGGAGGTCGAGGCATGA